The Hymenobacter sp. GOD-10R genome includes a window with the following:
- a CDS encoding sensor histidine kinase, producing the protein MLTSSPEDFLHDAALAARLFPGGGEMGQRIRELDWSTTLLGPVAGWPQSLRTAVRIMLASHFPMMVHWGPELVHFYNDGYAAILQDKHPGALGQPAQPWWGEIWSFLTPIFERVRAGETTYFENQLVEPNRQGFIEEVYFTFSHSPLYDEADQIAGILATAIETTSTVINERRLAMLSHLTALTALSTQPEEAVQHLIAALSTNPADVPFALLYTHEAAAPHAHLQAWYGLPAGEPTAPATVAVAPPSDLGWPIADVLRQESPVLVPSLAARFNPWPADDWPEAPIQALLLPLPVDNGSEQTTTVLIVGLSARRPWDEAYRSFFGLVAEYAGRGLTHAAATYTAQRRAQERQDLYHIFEQAPVAIALLRAPDHRIDYFNPAFQQLFPADRLPGRTLKETYPDFVARGTIAHLDQVYTTGKTYTDTELPLVVPAGLDDSLETRYFNLIYQAYREQGLIAGVAAFFLDVTAQVLLQQQREAQQAELERLFEQAPFAIAILRGPTFVVELANAAMGQIWGPSSAHVLSRPYFEAIPEAAAPGLEQILTNVLTTGTAFFVTEAPISLVHSTTGLPEQGYVNFGFHPLYGENGHVSGVIAIGIEATEQVQARQRVQALNEELHTINEHLQRTNADLDTFVYTASHDLKAPITNIEGLLHMLQAELPVEQRNDTVEYVLTLIQDAIERFRTTLSHLTEVTRLQEGVEPAEAVDLGSLIEGVQLDLAPLLAVTPAQIDVVVTDCALLQVPAKTLRSVIYNLLSNALKYQHPERLPHIVIRCQQNEQEVELSVEDNGLGIDLEHQTELFGMFRRYHTHVDGAGVGLYMVKRMVEQAGGHVAVRSQPGVGSTFSVFFPLPAESR; encoded by the coding sequence GTGCTTACGTCCTCCCCTGAAGATTTTCTACACGATGCTGCTTTAGCCGCCCGCCTATTCCCCGGCGGTGGTGAGATGGGACAGCGCATCCGCGAGCTAGATTGGTCGACCACATTGCTAGGTCCAGTGGCCGGCTGGCCCCAAAGCTTGCGTACCGCCGTGCGCATTATGCTCGCCTCTCATTTTCCCATGATGGTGCATTGGGGCCCAGAGTTGGTGCATTTCTACAACGATGGGTACGCAGCTATCCTGCAAGACAAGCACCCCGGCGCTTTGGGGCAACCCGCGCAGCCCTGGTGGGGGGAGATTTGGTCGTTTCTGACACCGATCTTCGAGCGGGTACGAGCCGGCGAAACCACCTATTTCGAAAACCAGCTCGTGGAGCCTAATCGCCAGGGGTTTATCGAAGAAGTCTATTTCACCTTCTCGCACAGCCCCTTGTATGACGAGGCTGATCAGATAGCAGGCATTCTGGCTACGGCTATTGAAACAACGTCAACCGTCATCAACGAGCGGCGCCTGGCGATGCTAAGCCACCTGACGGCGCTCACGGCCTTGTCGACGCAGCCCGAGGAGGCAGTTCAACATCTGATTGCGGCCTTGTCTACCAACCCAGCGGATGTGCCGTTTGCGTTGCTCTACACGCACGAGGCAGCTGCGCCGCACGCTCATTTACAGGCCTGGTATGGCCTGCCCGCTGGGGAGCCCACCGCGCCCGCCACGGTGGCCGTGGCGCCGCCCAGCGACCTAGGTTGGCCCATTGCTGATGTGCTCCGGCAAGAAAGTCCGGTGCTGGTACCCTCCCTCGCAGCGCGTTTCAACCCGTGGCCAGCAGACGATTGGCCCGAAGCGCCCATTCAGGCCTTGCTGCTCCCGTTGCCAGTTGATAATGGTAGCGAACAAACGACAACCGTGCTCATCGTCGGGCTGAGCGCCCGGCGCCCGTGGGACGAAGCCTACCGCTCTTTTTTTGGCTTAGTAGCCGAGTATGCTGGCCGTGGCTTAACGCACGCTGCTGCCACGTATACGGCGCAACGCCGCGCCCAAGAGCGTCAGGACTTGTACCATATCTTTGAGCAAGCACCGGTGGCCATTGCGCTGCTACGTGCACCAGACCACCGCATCGACTACTTCAACCCGGCCTTCCAGCAGCTTTTTCCAGCCGACCGCTTGCCAGGACGAACCCTAAAGGAAACCTACCCCGATTTCGTAGCACGCGGAACCATCGCCCATCTCGACCAAGTGTATACGACCGGTAAAACCTACACCGACACCGAGTTGCCGCTCGTAGTGCCCGCGGGACTTGATGACTCCTTGGAAACACGCTACTTCAATTTAATCTACCAAGCCTACCGTGAGCAGGGCCTTATTGCAGGAGTAGCCGCCTTTTTCTTGGACGTAACGGCGCAAGTGTTGCTACAGCAACAGCGGGAGGCGCAACAAGCTGAGCTAGAGCGCTTGTTTGAGCAAGCTCCCTTCGCCATTGCGATCCTGCGCGGGCCTACATTCGTCGTGGAACTGGCAAACGCCGCTATGGGTCAGATTTGGGGCCCTTCGTCGGCCCACGTACTAAGCCGCCCCTATTTTGAGGCCATACCCGAAGCAGCAGCCCCGGGCTTAGAGCAAATTCTAACGAACGTACTAACGACGGGCACCGCCTTCTTTGTGACCGAAGCACCCATCAGCTTGGTGCACTCCACTACTGGGCTCCCGGAGCAGGGCTACGTAAACTTTGGATTCCACCCCCTCTATGGCGAAAATGGCCACGTATCGGGTGTCATTGCCATTGGCATTGAAGCAACAGAGCAGGTCCAAGCTCGCCAGCGAGTACAGGCACTCAACGAGGAACTGCATACCATCAACGAGCACCTCCAGCGGACCAATGCAGACCTAGACACCTTCGTGTACACGGCCTCCCATGATCTAAAGGCGCCCATCACGAACATCGAAGGACTGCTGCATATGTTACAAGCGGAGCTACCTGTCGAACAACGCAATGACACGGTGGAATATGTCCTCACTCTCATCCAAGATGCTATTGAGCGCTTCCGCACTACCCTATCCCATCTCACCGAGGTTACTCGCTTGCAGGAAGGAGTCGAGCCAGCGGAAGCAGTGGACCTAGGCAGCCTTATTGAGGGGGTGCAACTAGACCTAGCTCCGCTTTTAGCCGTGACGCCCGCACAAATAGACGTAGTCGTCACGGACTGCGCATTGCTACAGGTACCCGCCAAAACGTTACGTTCAGTGATCTACAACTTGTTAAGCAATGCGCTCAAGTACCAACATCCCGAACGATTGCCGCACATTGTTATTCGGTGCCAACAAAACGAGCAAGAAGTAGAACTGAGCGTAGAAGACAACGGCCTCGGAATTGACTTGGAGCACCAAACCGAGCTATTTGGTATGTTCCGCCGCTACCACACGCACGTGGATGGAGCAGGCGTTGGGCTCTATATGGTTAAACGGATGGTGGAGCAAGCCGGTGGGCATGTTGCCGTACGGAGCCAACCAGGGGTGGGAAGCACCTTCAGCGTATTCTTTCCGCTGCCCGCAGAAAGCCGTTGA
- a CDS encoding class I mannose-6-phosphate isomerase, giving the protein MRSSNYDKFPFVPVTTKEEACQTGWPAIAEALRAALLARQAVPDQPLVLAVECYPGTNLRQLQQELEQALQPAQCLVADDLYRTPAEIDAMVAGPLTDDPVFGRLNGITVADFFDQQKLQTVQAALTSAAGQLVVIIGTGATLVYPTPAVVVYADLARWEIQLRQRRGEIANLGSDNFNEKASLKYKRAYFVDWRAADRLKKQVLPRADFLLDTNDPAAPKLISGADLRAGLAAAVQRPFRVVPFFDPGPWGGQWLREVCDLPDGPPNYAWGFDCVPEENSLLLGFGEARVEIPSINLVFAHPRELLGDAVHGRFGTEFPIRFDFLDTMGGGNLSLQVHPLTEYAYDKFGLTYTQDESYYMLDAEPGAVVYLGLKEDANFPAMLADLQRAQDDSTAPFPAAKYINEFPARPHDHFLIPAGTIHCSGANGMVLEISATPYIFTFKLWDWERLGLDGRPRPIHLAHGAANIQPDRTTAWVEQHLVNATEPVASGPGWREERTGLHEREFIETRRHWFTDVVPHHTHGDVQVLNLVQGAEAIVESPNGTFEPFVVHYAETFIVPAAVGAYTIRPHGSAVGTECATMKAYVRTQA; this is encoded by the coding sequence ATGCGCTCCTCTAACTATGACAAGTTTCCCTTCGTGCCGGTAACGACGAAAGAAGAGGCTTGCCAAACGGGATGGCCGGCCATTGCCGAAGCGTTGAGAGCAGCACTGTTAGCTAGGCAGGCTGTCCCTGATCAACCGCTGGTGCTAGCGGTAGAATGCTACCCTGGCACCAATTTGAGGCAACTGCAACAAGAGTTAGAGCAGGCTTTGCAGCCGGCCCAGTGCTTGGTAGCCGACGATTTGTATCGGACTCCAGCTGAAATTGACGCAATGGTGGCCGGCCCGCTCACCGATGACCCCGTCTTCGGGCGGCTCAATGGAATAACCGTAGCCGACTTTTTCGACCAGCAGAAGCTGCAAACAGTACAAGCAGCACTAACTTCAGCGGCTGGTCAATTGGTGGTAATAATAGGTACTGGGGCTACGCTGGTGTACCCAACTCCCGCCGTTGTAGTCTACGCCGACCTAGCCCGCTGGGAAATCCAACTGCGGCAGCGGCGCGGCGAAATTGCCAACCTAGGTAGCGACAACTTCAACGAGAAAGCTAGCCTTAAGTACAAGCGGGCCTACTTTGTGGATTGGCGGGCAGCCGACCGCTTGAAGAAGCAAGTGCTGCCCCGCGCCGACTTCCTGCTCGATACCAACGACCCCGCTGCACCCAAACTCATCAGCGGAGCTGACCTGCGGGCTGGGCTGGCGGCAGCCGTGCAACGGCCCTTCCGGGTGGTGCCGTTCTTCGACCCAGGCCCCTGGGGTGGGCAGTGGCTGCGCGAAGTCTGTGACTTGCCCGACGGCCCGCCCAACTACGCCTGGGGCTTTGACTGCGTGCCCGAGGAAAACTCGCTGTTGCTAGGTTTTGGGGAGGCGCGCGTGGAAATCCCGAGCATCAACCTCGTTTTTGCCCATCCCCGCGAACTGCTGGGAGACGCTGTGCACGGGCGCTTCGGCACCGAGTTTCCTATTCGCTTCGACTTTCTCGATACCATGGGCGGCGGCAATCTATCGTTGCAAGTACATCCGCTCACGGAGTACGCCTACGATAAGTTTGGCCTAACTTACACCCAAGACGAAAGCTACTATATGCTTGACGCCGAGCCGGGTGCGGTCGTGTACCTAGGTCTGAAGGAAGACGCGAATTTCCCCGCGATGCTGGCCGACTTGCAGCGTGCTCAGGACGACAGCACGGCCCCTTTCCCCGCGGCCAAGTACATCAACGAGTTTCCGGCGCGCCCCCACGACCACTTTCTGATTCCGGCGGGCACTATTCACTGTTCGGGTGCTAATGGGATGGTGCTGGAAATTTCGGCTACTCCCTACATTTTCACCTTCAAGCTATGGGATTGGGAGCGGCTAGGTCTTGATGGTCGGCCCCGGCCCATCCACCTAGCTCACGGCGCGGCTAATATTCAGCCCGACCGCACCACGGCTTGGGTAGAGCAGCACCTCGTGAATGCTACCGAGCCTGTTGCTTCCGGCCCCGGCTGGCGGGAGGAGCGTACCGGCCTGCACGAGCGGGAATTCATCGAGACGCGCCGCCACTGGTTTACGGATGTGGTGCCGCACCACACCCACGGTGACGTACAGGTGCTCAACCTGGTGCAGGGTGCGGAAGCTATTGTCGAAAGCCCAAACGGTACTTTTGAGCCCTTCGTGGTACACTATGCCGAGACGTTTATTGTGCCCGCGGCGGTAGGCGCCTACACCATTCGGCCCCACGGCTCGGCTGTTGGTACCGAATGCGCAACCATGAAAGCGTACGTGCGCACGCAGGCCTAG
- a CDS encoding FAD-dependent oxidoreductase, giving the protein MKKPAILVVDDDPQVLAAITRDLRQEFRGDYRILPVASGPEALTTLDELRTRSEPLALVLADQRMPEVEGVEVLAHALALFPDTKRVLLTAYADTAAAIRAINSAQLDYYLLKPWDPPEQLLYPVLHDLLASWQANYRPRFAGLRLIGFQWSPLSHELKDFLSGYLVGYQWLDIEKDAEAATLLATTEFTADDLPVVICPDGRVVARPDKLDLARHLGLLVAAQQELYDVVVIGAGPAGLAAAVYGASEGLKTLIIERQTPGGQAGASSRIENYLGFPTGLSGAELAHRAWSQAIRLGAEFMAPQEVLDLCVQDGYKVLTLSDDTKIRARAVVLTTGVSYRKLDAPGLDRLSGAGVYYGAARTEARSCAGQPVYIVGGGNSAGQAAMYLATYASRVFLVIRGATLEASMSAYLITQISQTPNIEIVPHTQLREACGGQSLEAVVVQRDGQPPEKHPARALFIFIGAKPSTEWVCHLAICDAKGYLLTGRDLVADPRYKESWKKEREPYLLETCVPGLFAAGDGRAGAMARVASAVGEGSMAIKFVHQYLDE; this is encoded by the coding sequence ATGAAAAAGCCCGCCATCCTCGTAGTTGACGACGACCCCCAGGTGCTCGCGGCCATCACCCGCGACCTGCGCCAAGAGTTTCGGGGCGACTACCGCATTCTGCCCGTGGCGTCGGGTCCTGAGGCCCTGACGACCCTCGATGAACTGCGCACTCGCTCTGAGCCGCTCGCCCTGGTGCTGGCCGACCAGCGCATGCCCGAGGTGGAAGGCGTAGAAGTCCTCGCGCATGCCCTGGCGCTTTTCCCCGATACCAAGCGCGTGCTACTGACCGCCTACGCCGATACGGCAGCGGCCATCCGGGCCATCAATTCGGCCCAGCTCGACTACTACCTACTCAAGCCCTGGGACCCGCCCGAGCAGCTGCTCTACCCCGTGCTGCACGACTTGCTGGCGAGCTGGCAAGCCAACTACCGGCCGCGGTTTGCGGGCCTACGGCTCATCGGGTTTCAGTGGTCGCCCCTGTCGCACGAGCTCAAGGATTTTCTGAGCGGCTACTTGGTGGGCTACCAGTGGCTGGATATTGAAAAGGATGCGGAAGCCGCTACCCTGCTGGCCACTACCGAGTTCACGGCCGACGATTTGCCCGTCGTTATCTGCCCCGATGGGCGGGTAGTAGCGCGGCCCGACAAGCTTGACCTAGCCCGGCACCTAGGGCTGCTGGTCGCGGCCCAACAGGAGCTGTACGATGTAGTCGTCATCGGGGCGGGCCCAGCGGGGCTAGCGGCCGCCGTGTACGGGGCTTCGGAGGGGCTGAAAACGCTCATCATTGAACGGCAAACACCCGGCGGGCAAGCGGGCGCATCGTCGCGCATCGAAAACTACTTAGGTTTCCCCACCGGCCTCAGCGGCGCCGAACTGGCGCACCGCGCCTGGTCGCAAGCCATTCGCCTAGGGGCCGAATTCATGGCCCCGCAGGAAGTACTAGACCTGTGCGTGCAAGATGGCTATAAGGTCTTAACCCTGAGCGACGACACCAAAATCCGCGCCCGCGCCGTGGTGCTAACCACTGGCGTCAGCTACCGCAAGCTCGACGCGCCCGGCCTCGACCGCCTAAGCGGGGCCGGAGTGTACTACGGGGCCGCCCGCACCGAGGCTCGCAGCTGCGCGGGCCAGCCAGTGTACATCGTGGGCGGCGGCAATTCGGCCGGCCAAGCTGCTATGTACCTAGCTACCTATGCCTCCCGGGTGTTCCTCGTAATTCGGGGCGCGACGCTCGAAGCCAGCATGTCGGCCTACTTGATTACGCAAATCAGCCAGACGCCCAACATCGAGATTGTACCCCACACGCAGCTCCGTGAGGCCTGCGGAGGCCAGTCGCTGGAGGCCGTAGTTGTGCAGCGGGATGGGCAGCCCCCCGAGAAGCACCCGGCTCGAGCGTTGTTTATTTTCATCGGAGCCAAGCCCAGCACCGAATGGGTTTGCCACCTTGCCATCTGCGATGCCAAAGGCTATCTGCTCACCGGTCGCGACCTAGTAGCCGACCCGCGCTACAAAGAGTCCTGGAAAAAAGAGCGCGAGCCCTACCTACTCGAAACCTGCGTACCCGGCCTCTTCGCCGCCGGTGACGGCCGGGCGGGCGCCATGGCCCGCGTGGCCTCGGCCGTGGGCGAAGGCAGCATGGCCATCAAGTTCGTGCACCAATACCTCGATGAGTAG
- a CDS encoding Crp/Fnr family transcriptional regulator, whose product MSLPEILHATYPLPPASLDKLLALAEYVALPKGTCLFRDDTLAQFVYVLQHGLARVYARRADREVTFWFSEAGAVLVSIRGYTEQAVSYETIELLEDSGLFRLPMQALQDLYRTDLHLANWGRVLVERVWRQAEQQFIARQFRTAEERYADLLAHSPHLLQRVALGHIASYLGITQVTLSRVRAKLK is encoded by the coding sequence ATGAGCTTACCGGAAATTTTGCACGCTACGTATCCATTGCCTCCGGCCTCGCTCGACAAGCTGCTGGCGTTAGCCGAATATGTGGCGTTGCCGAAGGGCACTTGCTTGTTTCGGGATGATACCCTAGCTCAATTCGTCTACGTCTTGCAGCACGGCCTAGCACGGGTCTATGCCCGGCGCGCAGACCGGGAGGTAACCTTCTGGTTTTCGGAAGCAGGGGCCGTCCTGGTGTCGATTCGGGGCTACACGGAGCAAGCCGTAAGCTACGAGACCATTGAACTGTTAGAAGATAGCGGCCTGTTTCGGCTCCCCATGCAGGCGTTGCAAGACCTGTATCGCACCGACTTACACCTAGCCAATTGGGGGCGGGTACTGGTAGAACGCGTCTGGCGGCAGGCGGAACAGCAGTTTATTGCCCGGCAGTTTCGCACGGCCGAGGAGCGCTATGCGGACCTGTTGGCGCACAGTCCGCACTTGCTCCAGCGCGTAGCGTTGGGCCACATTGCATCGTACCTAGGCATTACGCAAGTCACATTAAGCCGTGTCCGAGCCAAGCTCAAATGA
- a CDS encoding Crp/Fnr family transcriptional regulator, protein MTTSPLDHFLLQFYPFTSQQLQLIRSQAVERTYPPGAYFSEAGRVAREIGFIVTGIFRVCYFDREGAEHTKYFVEENRFVVDLQSYQFQQPATEYVQAVTETHVLVFPASAWQELSLTIVAWPQVEQKLFTRALLEKMNRRSALVSPNGTTRYEQFLTTFPGLANRIPLAHLASYIGVTPQSLSRIRRHLGTLPSEPAAD, encoded by the coding sequence ATGACCACCTCACCACTCGACCACTTCTTGCTGCAATTCTATCCGTTCACCTCGCAGCAGTTGCAACTCATTCGCAGCCAAGCAGTGGAACGCACCTACCCGCCGGGTGCGTATTTCTCCGAGGCTGGGCGAGTGGCGCGAGAAATCGGGTTTATCGTGACCGGCATTTTTCGCGTCTGCTACTTCGACCGGGAGGGCGCCGAACATACCAAGTACTTTGTGGAAGAGAACCGCTTCGTGGTGGACCTGCAAAGCTATCAGTTCCAGCAGCCTGCCACCGAGTACGTGCAAGCCGTGACGGAAACACACGTGCTCGTGTTCCCGGCTTCCGCTTGGCAGGAGCTGAGCCTGACCATTGTCGCGTGGCCCCAAGTGGAGCAGAAGCTTTTCACGCGGGCCCTGCTGGAAAAGATGAACCGCCGCAGCGCGCTGGTGAGTCCCAACGGAACCACCCGCTACGAGCAGTTTCTGACCACGTTCCCGGGCCTAGCCAATCGTATTCCGCTCGCGCACCTAGCTTCCTATATTGGAGTGACGCCGCAGTCGCTGAGTCGTATTCGCCGCCACCTAGGTACGTTGCCCTCTGAGCCAGCAGCCGACTGA
- a CDS encoding DeoR/GlpR family DNA-binding transcription regulator has product MPDLLTSDNAAALRAQTIIEKLLHTGTVAVDELAAQFSVSVATVRRDLVELEQRGRLRRTHGGAVPREPLLYEPFRYNSSFHEQIDRNLAEKRRIGLAAAALIQPGETISLTAGTTTTQVTRSLRPEANVTVVTNTVNVAMELSHRTDVRVFVTGGFLTGGWFSLVGPATAQALSQFFVDKVFIGVNGIDAEKGLTSLHPEEAAIIQVMVRQAKRRIVVADHTKLGTVATALICPITEVHQLITDTGATEDQIAPFRQQGIEVLLV; this is encoded by the coding sequence GTGCCCGACTTACTGACCTCCGACAATGCCGCGGCGCTGCGCGCCCAAACCATCATCGAAAAGCTGCTGCACACCGGCACCGTGGCCGTCGATGAGCTGGCGGCGCAGTTTAGCGTGTCGGTAGCCACCGTGCGGCGAGATTTGGTGGAACTGGAGCAGCGCGGCCGACTCCGGCGCACGCACGGCGGCGCGGTGCCGCGGGAGCCGCTGCTGTACGAACCCTTTCGCTACAACTCTAGCTTTCACGAGCAGATTGACCGCAACCTAGCGGAGAAGCGCCGTATCGGGCTTGCCGCCGCGGCCCTTATCCAGCCGGGCGAGACAATTTCCCTGACCGCCGGCACCACTACCACCCAAGTCACGCGCAGCCTGCGGCCGGAAGCCAACGTGACGGTCGTTACCAACACCGTGAACGTGGCCATGGAACTGAGCCACCGCACCGATGTGCGCGTGTTCGTGACGGGCGGCTTCCTGACGGGCGGTTGGTTCTCGCTGGTGGGTCCGGCTACGGCGCAGGCACTCAGCCAATTCTTTGTGGATAAAGTCTTTATCGGCGTCAATGGCATCGACGCCGAAAAGGGCCTGACCTCCTTGCACCCCGAGGAAGCCGCCATCATTCAAGTTATGGTACGGCAGGCCAAGCGCCGCATCGTGGTGGCCGACCACACCAAGCTAGGTACCGTTGCCACGGCGCTCATTTGCCCCATCACGGAAGTGCATCAGCTCATCACCGACACGGGCGCTACCGAGGACCAAATCGCTCCTTTTCGCCAGCAAGGAATAGAAGTGCTGCTGGTCTGA
- a CDS encoding SDR family NAD(P)-dependent oxidoreductase, which yields MKHVLITGANKSIGLETARQLAQQGYFVFLGCRDLAKGQQAVAHLAETGLAHVEAVQLDVCDKASIQAAEKTIREKTTVLDGLINNAGVLGQLPQHASETSLDQLREVFETNFFGAIEVTQAFLGLLKSAPVPVVVNITSGLASLTLQSDPTWIHAPYKLAAYGSSKTALNAYTVFLADELREQGFKVNAVDPGQTATDFTGYQGGAVTDAAQFVAQYATLGADGPTGKYFSRDAPAGETESPW from the coding sequence ATGAAACATGTCCTCATTACCGGGGCCAATAAAAGTATTGGCTTGGAAACCGCTCGGCAGTTAGCACAACAAGGCTATTTTGTGTTCCTCGGCTGCCGGGACCTAGCTAAAGGGCAGCAGGCCGTGGCCCACCTAGCCGAGACTGGTCTCGCCCACGTCGAAGCCGTTCAACTTGATGTCTGCGATAAAGCCTCCATTCAGGCCGCCGAAAAGACGATCCGGGAGAAGACTACCGTCCTGGATGGATTGATTAACAATGCCGGCGTACTGGGTCAGCTGCCGCAACACGCCTCCGAGACCAGCCTCGATCAGCTACGGGAAGTCTTCGAGACCAACTTCTTCGGCGCCATTGAGGTAACGCAAGCCTTCCTCGGTTTGCTTAAGAGCGCGCCGGTGCCTGTTGTTGTCAACATCACCTCGGGCTTGGCCTCCCTGACGTTGCAAAGCGACCCGACGTGGATCCATGCACCTTATAAACTAGCGGCCTACGGCTCCTCTAAGACGGCACTGAATGCCTATACCGTCTTTCTGGCGGACGAGCTGCGCGAGCAGGGCTTCAAAGTCAACGCCGTAGATCCGGGGCAAACGGCCACCGATTTTACCGGTTACCAAGGCGGGGCGGTAACGGATGCGGCTCAGTTTGTGGCGCAGTACGCCACCCTCGGCGCTGACGGGCCCACCGGCAAGTACTTTAGCCGGGATGCACCGGCCGGCGAAACCGAAAGTCCCTGGTAG
- a CDS encoding GNAT family N-acetyltransferase: protein MEPITINQAGLSDLDRLQQIGRQTFFETFAASNSEQNMQTYLAEGFSSEKLTAELREPHSAFYFAEQAGRVIGYLKVNTGPAQTEQQAAHALEIERIYVLHEFHGQRVGQQLYEQALTLAQQAQAEYVWLGVWEENPRAIRFYQKNGFVEFDKHVFKLGDDVQTDILMKLDLPSNRHPVMPKSSSF, encoded by the coding sequence ATGGAACCCATCACTATTAACCAAGCCGGTTTGTCCGACCTTGACCGCTTACAGCAGATCGGCCGCCAGACGTTTTTTGAGACGTTCGCCGCCAGTAATTCTGAGCAGAATATGCAGACCTATCTAGCTGAAGGTTTTTCCAGTGAAAAGCTGACTGCTGAGCTGCGAGAACCACACTCGGCCTTTTACTTCGCCGAGCAGGCAGGCCGCGTTATCGGGTATCTGAAGGTAAACACTGGACCAGCTCAAACGGAGCAGCAAGCCGCCCACGCTCTCGAAATCGAGCGCATCTACGTCCTGCACGAATTTCACGGACAGCGCGTTGGCCAACAGCTCTACGAGCAGGCCCTGACTCTTGCGCAGCAGGCGCAAGCGGAATACGTGTGGCTCGGGGTGTGGGAAGAAAACCCGCGGGCCATTCGCTTCTACCAGAAAAACGGCTTTGTCGAGTTCGACAAGCATGTATTTAAGCTAGGCGACGACGTGCAGACTGACATCTTAATGAAGTTAGACTTGCCAAGCAACCGCCACCCCGTAATGCCAAAAAGCAGCTCTTTCTAG
- a CDS encoding sugar porter family MFS transporter — translation MPPQASSGYVPRESTAGLPSPTAGPAGSASYVYLIAAVAALGGLLFGFDTAIINGALVFLKKDFGLTDSQTELAASAILFGAVAGAAIAGWLTDRYGRRRLLFAAALLFTLSALAAAVPRTLTEFVLARLAGGLAIGVASLLVPLYIAEIAPARIRGQLVTLNQLAIVTGILLAYVASYYLAGLGLNSWRWMFASAALPSLLFMLTLLLVPESPRWLLGRGREAEALGTLTRLNGPAAAATEAAEIQAALVAERGEEANVYQPHLRRPLRIAVVLAVLQQITGINTILYYGSIIFTEYNGQSASSAIGANALIGGINFAGTVVALFIIDRVGRKPLLLFASGGMALALGALVVALQLHASGPLLLGLIMLYVACFAVGLGPGVWVVITEIFPNAVRGRAASLATVALWIACTLISYTFLSLVKAAGLAGAFGLYAALSAFTFFFVWRAVPETKGRTLEEIERGWK, via the coding sequence ATGCCTCCTCAAGCTTCTTCCGGTTACGTTCCCCGCGAATCTACGGCGGGCCTGCCTTCCCCCACCGCGGGCCCAGCGGGTAGTGCTAGCTACGTTTACCTGATTGCGGCCGTGGCAGCACTGGGCGGGCTACTTTTCGGTTTCGACACGGCCATTATCAACGGCGCCTTGGTCTTCTTGAAAAAGGATTTCGGCCTGACGGATTCACAAACGGAATTGGCGGCTAGTGCTATCCTATTTGGCGCGGTAGCCGGTGCGGCCATTGCTGGCTGGCTCACCGACCGTTACGGGCGCCGCCGGTTACTATTTGCGGCCGCGCTGCTGTTCACGCTTTCGGCGCTAGCAGCGGCAGTGCCCCGCACGCTCACCGAGTTTGTGCTGGCGCGGCTGGCGGGCGGCCTCGCTATCGGGGTAGCTTCGCTGCTGGTACCACTCTACATCGCCGAAATTGCTCCGGCGCGCATCCGCGGGCAACTCGTGACACTCAACCAGTTGGCCATCGTAACGGGTATTCTCCTAGCTTATGTAGCGAGCTACTACCTAGCCGGGCTAGGGTTGAATTCGTGGCGGTGGATGTTTGCCTCGGCGGCCTTGCCTTCGCTATTGTTCATGCTCACGTTACTGCTGGTGCCCGAAAGCCCGCGTTGGTTGTTGGGTCGGGGGCGCGAAGCCGAAGCCCTCGGTACGCTCACCCGCCTCAACGGTCCCGCGGCTGCCGCCACCGAAGCCGCCGAAATTCAGGCCGCCTTAGTGGCCGAACGCGGCGAAGAGGCCAACGTGTACCAACCGCACCTGCGCCGGCCGTTGCGTATCGCGGTGGTGCTGGCGGTGTTGCAGCAAATCACCGGCATCAACACGATTCTATACTACGGCTCCATCATTTTTACGGAGTACAATGGGCAAAGCGCATCGTCGGCCATTGGGGCCAACGCGCTTATTGGAGGCATCAACTTCGCGGGTACTGTTGTGGCACTGTTCATTATCGACCGGGTGGGGCGCAAGCCGCTGTTGCTCTTTGCGTCGGGGGGTATGGCGCTGGCCCTGGGTGCGCTGGTAGTAGCGTTGCAGCTGCACGCATCGGGACCGTTGCTGCTAGGGCTCATCATGCTCTACGTGGCCTGCTTTGCCGTGGGGCTAGGTCCGGGCGTGTGGGTTGTGATTACCGAGATTTTCCCGAATGCTGTGCGGGGTCGGGCGGCCTCACTGGCTACGGTCGCCCTGTGGATAGCCTGTACGCTTATTTCCTACACCTTCTTGTCGTTGGTGAAAGCCGCGGGCCTAGCCGGCGCCTTCGGGCTTTACGCGGCGCTTTCGGCCTTTACCTTCTTCTTTGTGTGGCGCGCCGTGCCTGAAACTAAAGGGCGGACGCTAGAAGAAATTGAGCGTGGCTGGAAGTAG